In Nostoc sphaeroides, the genomic window ACCAGCTGCGGTGCGACAGTGGTTGCAAGGGTTAACCAGTGCATCTCATATAGTTAATGCAGATGCAATTGAAGTCGAACGACTGGAAGCGGCACTCAAGGCTTGGACTATGCCGCTACAATACCAATTAACTCTTAAAACTCTATTTCGTACTTGTTTTCAACTGCGTTCTCCAGAGTCTGGCGAAACAGATTGGACATTAGCATATTTTCTGCAAGCGGCTGATGATCCTGAGTTTGTGGTGGATGCGGCAACTATTTGGAACAATCCAGTTGAACGTTTGGTTTATGAAAATCGGACAATTGAGCAACCACAAGAAACATTTTTGCGAGGTTTGGGGTTAGCTTCTCGATTATATCCAGCGATCGCACCCAGTTTTGAAACCGAATATCCCCAATTTTCTAATATCACCCCCATGCAAGCTTATGAGTTTATCAAAGCTGTAGCTTGGAGGTTAGAAGACAGTGGTTTAGGAGTAATTTTGCCTCCCAGTTTAGCGAACCGTGAAGGATGGGCAAACCGTTTGGGTTTAAAAATTACTGCCGAAACCCCAAAGAAAAAGCAGGGACGTTTAGGATTGCAAAGTTTGCTAAATTTCCAATGGCAATTGGCAATTGGTGGACAAACTATTTCTAAAGCTGAGTTTGATAAACTTGTGGCTTTAAATAGTCCGCTAGTAGAAATTAATGGCGAGTGGGTGGAATTGCGCCCCCAAGATATCAAAACAGCCCAAACTTTTTTTACCACTCGCAAAGACCAAATGGCGCTTTCCTTAGAAGATGCCTTGCGTTTTAGTACAGGGGATACTCAAGTAATTGAAAAATTACCAGTGGTTAGCTTTGAGGCATCTGGGGCGTTGCAAGAGTTGATTGGGGCGTTAAACAATAATCAAGCGATCGCACCTTTACCCACACCAGCAGGCTTTAAAGGGCAGTTGCGACCTTATCAAGAACGTGGTGCTGCTTGGCTATCTTTCTTAGAACGTTGGGGCTTAGGCGCGTGTCTCGCCGACGATATGGGATTGGGCAAATGCGTAGCAAATGATACTTTAGTAAATGTAAATGGACTGTTACGCACAGCCGAGGCAATCTGGACAACTCATGCTGGAGAAATAGAATTTGACGGCGAAGGATTTTGGACTAACCCCACTGAGGAATTACTAGTTAATTCCATAAATGAAAAAACTGGCAAAATCGTCCAAGCTAATGTTAGACGGTTGTATCGGCAGCAAGTCCGTGAGAAATTACGAAAAATCACGCTAGAAGATGGTAGCAATATCACAATTACTCATCGTCACAAGCTGCTGACAAGTAAAGGTTGGACAAATAACTTACAGGTGGGTGATTATATTTGTGTACCAGGTAAAACGCTCTGGAATGGACAAGCACAAGACCCTGACTTGGTTAAGTTTCTTGCTTGGCAAATTGCTGAAGGGCATGAACTACCCGATGTGGGAAGAGTCACAATATCCCAAAAAGACACCAGAGTATTAGAGGATCTACTCCAGACTTGCCAACGCATTCAAAAGCGCTATAACCTCAAAATTAATAGCCCCAATATCTCTACCTTCCCTAACAGAGTTTCTGCTCTTCGAGTTAACAGCCAAGCCTATCGACAATTCTTAGAAGCTAAAGGTTATGTTTGGGGTAAACTATCGGCAGAAAAATCTATTCCGCCCTTCATTATGCAGGCAGACTTGGATAGTGTGCGGATATTTTTACAAAACTATTTTGATGCTGAATCTGCTGTTGTTTTGAGTATGGGGAGTATTGAGATTTCTACAGCTTCAGCTTTACTGATTCAGCAACTTTCTGCACTGCTGCGTCGTTTTGGCATTTGGTTGCGAATATCACCCAAACTGAAGTGTGCCACTAATGGAACTCGTACTTTACGCACTTACTATATTGGTGTAGTTGGAGGTAATTCTGCCCGCAGATTTATCCAAGAAATTGGTTTTAATAACTCAGAAAAACAGAGCAAATTAGAACAAATTTGTCAACTGGTTAGTAACACAAATATTGAAGGAATTCCTGCTTCTGATATGGTTGCCCAAACAGTCATAGCAACGGGACTCCCAGTGCGGCATTTTGGGATGCACAACACTGTTTACATTAATGGTTCACAGCAATTTTCTAGAGATAGTTTACAACGAGTAATAGCTGGGATGAACCGCATTATCAGTGGAGAAGCCCAAGAACAATATCAGCTACTAAAACCTTCCAAGTGGACAACTCAAACCCTTACAGCATGTAGCAACTTAGATGTAGAACAGTTGAGCTTAACAAGACAGTCTTTGCAATGTCTTCTCGACCAAGAGGTATTTTATTGCCGGATAGAATCAATAGAAGAGATAGATTATGATGGATGGGTTTATGACTTTGAAGTTAGCGAACTTCATAATTTTGTCGCTAACAATATTATTTGCCATAACACTGTCCAATTCATTGCTTTTCTGCTGCACTTGAAAGAAGAGGATGCACTAGAAAATCCAACACTGCTAGTTTGTCCAACTTCTGTTTTAGGTAACTGGGAAAGGGAAGTCAATAAATTTGCACCAAGCCTGAAAATTTTACAATATCACGGCGACAAACGCCCAAAAGGGAAAGCGTTTTTAGAAGCAGTAAAAAAACATGATTTAATTGTTACCAGCTACTCACTGCTTCATCGAGATATTAAGTCATTAGAAAGCGTCTCTTGGCAGATAATTGTTTTAGATGAAGCCCAGAATGTGAAAAATTCAGAGGCGAAACAGTCAAAAGCAGTGCGGCAATTAGAAGCTACATTTCGCATTGCGTTGACGGGGACACCAGTAGAAAATAGACTGCAAGAACTCTGGTCTATTTTGGATTTTCTTAATCCAGGGTATTTAGGCAACAAGCAATTTTTCCAGCGTCGGTTTGCCATGCCAATTGAAAAGTATGGTGATACAGCTTCTTTGACTCAATTACGTTCATTAGTTCAACCATTTATACTGCGGCGATTGAAAAGCGATCGCGACATCATTCAAGATTTACCAGATAAGCAAGAAATGACCGTATTTTGTGGTTTAACTGGTGAACAAGCTGCACTTTATCAACAAATTGTAGAACAATCTTTAGTAGAGATAGAATCTGCGGAAGGATTGCAACGTCGGGGGATGATTTTGGGTTTACTAATTAAACTTAAACAAATCTGCAATCACCCAGCCCAATATTTGAAACAAGCGACATTAGATCAACATAATTCAGCCAAACTTCTGCGGCTAGAAGAAATGTTAGAAGAAGTTTTAGCAGAAGGCGATCGCGCTTTAATTTTCACACAATTTGCTGAGTGGGGTAAATTACTTAAACCCTATTTAGAAAAACAGCTTGGGCGAGAAATATTCTTTTTATATGGCAGCACCAGTAAAAAACAACGAGAGGAAATGATCGACCGTTTCCAACACGATCCTCAAGGGCCACCGATTATGATTCTTTCTTTAAAAGCGGGTGGAGTCGGACTGAATTTAACACGAGCAAATCATGTATTCCACTTTGATCGATGGTGGAATCCAGCAGTAGAAAATCAAGCCACAGATAGAGTATTTCGGATTGGTCAAACTCGGAATGTGCAAGTACATAAATTTGTTTGTACAGGCACTTTAGAAGAAAAAATTCATGACATGATTGAAAGTAAAAAACAACTAGCTGAACAAGTTGTAGGCGCTGGTGAAGAATGGTTAACTGAACTAGATACAGACCAACTTCGCAACTTACTAATACTCGATCGCAGTGCAGTAATTGACGATGATTCAGAATAATTTCGTAGTAAGGACTTTAGTCCTTGAATTTAGCGCTAAAGCGCTCACTACGAACCCATCAAAATTAGCACAGCACATTACTAAGATTTTGAATTGATTATGACTAATTATACATTACAAGCTAGTCGAGAATGGTGGTCACAACAATGGCTAGATTTACTAGATTCCTATCGTTTTAAAAAGCGTTTAGAACGTGCGAGAAATTATGCTCGTCAAGGAAATGTTTTGAGCATCGAATTTAAAGGTGCGAAAGTATTGGCTAGAGTGCAAGGTAGTGAAATAGAACCTTATAAAGTTTCCCTTTCCCTTGAACCCTTTAGTGATGAACAGTGGGGTTATGTAATTGAAAGCATGTCCCAAAAGGCAATTTTTGCTGCCAAATTACTAGCAGGAGAAATGCCACAAAATATAGAAGAAGTGTTCACAGCTAATGGTCTTTCGATATTTCCATTTACCCTTGGTGATGTCCAAAGTAAATGCTCTTGTCCTGATAAAGCAAATCCCTGTAAACACATTGGTGCCCTGTACTATCAGTTAGGCGATCGCTTCAGTGAAGACCCCTTTGTACTATTTCAATTGCGTGGACGCACTAAAGAGCAAATTATCAGCGATTTACGTCAATTACGCAGTGCCAAGATTAAACCTAATACCACAGAAACACCTGATATTCAACAGTCAATTCCTAATAACAAATACTCAGTAAAAATTGACTCTTTCTGGCAATATAATGAGCCATTAGAGTCATCATTAGTAGTGATTGCGCCGTCCACTAATGAGATGGTATTAGATGTATTAGGAGCAATCCCCCTAGCGAAGGAAGAGGAAAATGCAGTAAATTCAACTTCTAGTGATGTGGTAATGAAGTCTTTGAATACAGTTTACAGAGATGTGAGCCAAAAGGCTTTTTTAGCAGCAATGAATGTGGGAGGAAGCTGATAATAATTCGTAATTCGTAATTCGTAATTCGTAATTATGAATTATATTGACTAGATAGTTCACCTTTTCCGCCTTTTCTTACCCATTCGCGCACTGCCTGACGAATTGCCCGTCTGCCATTTGCCCGATTTTGCTCAATCAGTTTTGGTAGATATCGAATTGCTAAAGTAGGAAATACTAAACTGTTCTCGGACTCGACATATTCCCCATTTTGTAGGTGGTAAATCTTTAGTTCACCGGAGTCATAACACCAGAGTTCTGGTACTCCCAGACGGGCATAGATGGGAAAACGATTTAGGGACTTACTGGTAACATCAATTTCCAGTGCAAAATCAGGCGGTGGGTCTTGTCTCAAGTCCAGATCCAATCTACCCCGAATCGCAGCTTCATTCTGGAAATAGAAGCAATTATCTGATTCTACCCCTGCCATTCGGCTTTCTCGCTTCCAAGTAGTCGAGCCAAAACTTTCATAGTCTATAGCCAACTCTTCCGCGATATCTTGAACTGCAATACTAATTACCTCTTTGTAATGTTCGTGTTCAAGTAAAGGTGTCATAATTTCTAAGGTAGTGCGATCGTAAGCTAACCTCGCTGCCCGATGCTCTCCTAAGTCTTTTAGAAGATTTTCAAACTGTTGCCAGCTAATGTCGTAAAGCATTACTCGGTCTGCTCGATTTTTGGCGACTGTCATTGTTACGACCTCCAGAATATTTTATAAGTTCTTCTAGCTGCGACTTATAGTCGTTCGGTATTTTTGCAAAATTAGGATGCTCCCCAGCGATCGCTCCCAAGGTAATCAAAGTTTTGTAAAATGGCTTCATACAATTACCCATAATCTTAGCCTTGTTTATATTAAATCTTCGTCCGAAATAGCGATCTCTTCTACTTTCTCCATACTGCCATCGCCTACATAGACCACTAGACTAATAAAACGCTCATCACTGAAATAGCGATCGCAGAATACTCTTCTACTTTCTCCATACTGCCATCGCCTACATAGACCACTAGACTAATAAAACGCTCATCACTGAAATAGCGATCGCAGAATACTCTTCTACTTTCTCCATACTGCCATCGCCTACAATATATATAATATTTGCATTAAATTAAACGTTAGATAAAAGTTGAGTAACAGGATAAATCATGAAGGCTTATAGGGCTAGTTTAGCAGAAGAATTAAAAAAGTTATTCAAAGAAATACAAGCCATACACGTAGATAATCCTTTGACTGATGAAGAAATAACAGGAGAAATTGAAGCATATAGACGAGGAGAATGAAAGTTATTATTGATACTAATATCGTAGTCTCTGCTGCTATAGCTGATAAAAATCCAGAGGTAGTAATTTTATTTGTGATTGCTAATTCTGATTTTGAGTGGGTTGTATCGGCAGAAATTATAGCAGAGTATAAGGCAATACGCTTGGGTTAGCGCCAAAAACCCTTCATCTGCGTAGGTTGGGTGGAGGAACGAAACCCAACATTTTCGTGGGTTTGTTGGGTTTCACTACGTTCTACCCAACCTACGATTATCCTTAACTGTGGCGAGGCTAAAAATTAAGCGTTCCACTTGGATTTGCGTACACTACCCAAGTTAAAGGAGAGTTGTCAGTGCAAGCAAGGTCATCTCTACCGTCATGATTGTAATCATTAATAGAGAGAACTGAGCCTGGATGAGTACACCACAATGAAAATGTAGACCATCCTATATTGAAATCACCAAAGTTGCCAGATGAATTTGCATAAGCAATCCATTTACCTCCAGTACGATCATGACACAATAAATCACTACGACCATCTTTGTTAAAATCGCCGACATAAACTCTTGCACCAGTGTGTGTACACCAATTATTTCTGATTGACCATT contains:
- a CDS encoding Uma2 family endonuclease; translation: MTVAKNRADRVMLYDISWQQFENLLKDLGEHRAARLAYDRTTLEIMTPLLEHEHYKEVISIAVQDIAEELAIDYESFGSTTWKRESRMAGVESDNCFYFQNEAAIRGRLDLDLRQDPPPDFALEIDVTSKSLNRFPIYARLGVPELWCYDSGELKIYHLQNGEYVESENSLVFPTLAIRYLPKLIEQNRANGRRAIRQAVREWVRKGGKGELSSQYNS
- a CDS encoding FG-GAP repeat domain-containing protein; protein product: MKRNVICRFLLSLCSSLFVIPVIPSNPVLAGTWCTHGGAYSLVGDFNGDAVPDILCTDYTGGKWIKYGFNGAEWSIRNNWCTHTGARVYVGDFNKDGRSDLLCHDRTGGKWIAYANSSGNFGDFNIGWSTFSLWCTHPGSVLSINDYNHDGRDDLACTDNSPLTWVVYANPSGTLNF
- a CDS encoding PIN domain-containing protein translates to MKVIIDTNIVVSAAIADKNPEVVILFVIANSDFEWVVSAEIIAEYKAIRLG
- a CDS encoding SWIM zinc finger family protein, with product MTNYTLQASREWWSQQWLDLLDSYRFKKRLERARNYARQGNVLSIEFKGAKVLARVQGSEIEPYKVSLSLEPFSDEQWGYVIESMSQKAIFAAKLLAGEMPQNIEEVFTANGLSIFPFTLGDVQSKCSCPDKANPCKHIGALYYQLGDRFSEDPFVLFQLRGRTKEQIISDLRQLRSAKIKPNTTETPDIQQSIPNNKYSVKIDSFWQYNEPLESSLVVIAPSTNEMVLDVLGAIPLAKEEENAVNSTSSDVVMKSLNTVYRDVSQKAFLAAMNVGGS
- a CDS encoding SNF2-related protein, which translates into the protein MAILHCNWLRKNQNGCLFIWGETWRSPRVNSESNGSGDIPLHPLAMTSVELSEWLPSQNMAITNFIQQSQVAIATTGRTRKAASATEIIPTHSQIIAVPTYIPEGSSEGTVAIFPVHSASLGLDTDSPQYLQPWRVEGFCLNPSEAVKFLAAIPLNAAKGENAFLGGDLRFWSQVARWSLDLISRCKFLPTIDRQSDGVFAAKWQVLLDSAVDGTRLEKFSANMPLVCRTYQEGLGSGEWGVGGDEGAGGAGGAGGEELITNAQCPIYVNFPTEAQELLLGFLNSTIDAQVREMVSSQPPIEAKAIASLPAAVRQWLQGLTSASHIVNADAIEVERLEAALKAWTMPLQYQLTLKTLFRTCFQLRSPESGETDWTLAYFLQAADDPEFVVDAATIWNNPVERLVYENRTIEQPQETFLRGLGLASRLYPAIAPSFETEYPQFSNITPMQAYEFIKAVAWRLEDSGLGVILPPSLANREGWANRLGLKITAETPKKKQGRLGLQSLLNFQWQLAIGGQTISKAEFDKLVALNSPLVEINGEWVELRPQDIKTAQTFFTTRKDQMALSLEDALRFSTGDTQVIEKLPVVSFEASGALQELIGALNNNQAIAPLPTPAGFKGQLRPYQERGAAWLSFLERWGLGACLADDMGLGKCVANDTLVNVNGLLRTAEAIWTTHAGEIEFDGEGFWTNPTEELLVNSINEKTGKIVQANVRRLYRQQVREKLRKITLEDGSNITITHRHKLLTSKGWTNNLQVGDYICVPGKTLWNGQAQDPDLVKFLAWQIAEGHELPDVGRVTISQKDTRVLEDLLQTCQRIQKRYNLKINSPNISTFPNRVSALRVNSQAYRQFLEAKGYVWGKLSAEKSIPPFIMQADLDSVRIFLQNYFDAESAVVLSMGSIEISTASALLIQQLSALLRRFGIWLRISPKLKCATNGTRTLRTYYIGVVGGNSARRFIQEIGFNNSEKQSKLEQICQLVSNTNIEGIPASDMVAQTVIATGLPVRHFGMHNTVYINGSQQFSRDSLQRVIAGMNRIISGEAQEQYQLLKPSKWTTQTLTACSNLDVEQLSLTRQSLQCLLDQEVFYCRIESIEEIDYDGWVYDFEVSELHNFVANNIICHNTVQFIAFLLHLKEEDALENPTLLVCPTSVLGNWEREVNKFAPSLKILQYHGDKRPKGKAFLEAVKKHDLIVTSYSLLHRDIKSLESVSWQIIVLDEAQNVKNSEAKQSKAVRQLEATFRIALTGTPVENRLQELWSILDFLNPGYLGNKQFFQRRFAMPIEKYGDTASLTQLRSLVQPFILRRLKSDRDIIQDLPDKQEMTVFCGLTGEQAALYQQIVEQSLVEIESAEGLQRRGMILGLLIKLKQICNHPAQYLKQATLDQHNSAKLLRLEEMLEEVLAEGDRALIFTQFAEWGKLLKPYLEKQLGREIFFLYGSTSKKQREEMIDRFQHDPQGPPIMILSLKAGGVGLNLTRANHVFHFDRWWNPAVENQATDRVFRIGQTRNVQVHKFVCTGTLEEKIHDMIESKKQLAEQVVGAGEEWLTELDTDQLRNLLILDRSAVIDDDSE